A window of Onychostoma macrolepis isolate SWU-2019 chromosome 01, ASM1243209v1, whole genome shotgun sequence contains these coding sequences:
- the crtac1a gene encoding cartilage acidic protein 1a isoform X5 — protein sequence MYSEVEMRMWWACLLGLGLSALSQAQPMFSVTTDTVLPPDALHNPTQRNYGMAVTDVDGDGDLEVVVAGYNGPNLVLKYDRTQNKLVNIAVDDRASPYYALRDTQGNAIGVTACDVDGDGREEIYFLNTNNAYSGRATYADKLFKFRNGRFEDLLGDDINVRRGVANRMAGRSVACVDRKGTGRYSIYVANYASGNVGPHALIEMDEAASDVEKGIIALSDVAPQVNVNKYTGGRGVVVGPILSDARSDIFCDNENGANFLFKNKGDGTFTDVAAEAGVEDRYQHGRGVALADFNGDGKTDIVYGNWNGPHRLYLQDGQQRFKDVATQAFATPSPIRTVIAADFDNDLQLEVFFNNIAYQGNAPNRIFRVSRKQNSDPEITELDVGDASEPQGRGTGATVTDFDGDGLLDLLVAHGESASQPISVFKVNQGSSSKWLRVVPRTRFGSFARGAKVVMFTKHSGAHTRIIDGGSGYLCEMEPVAHFGLGTDEATSIEVFWPNGRSIARPLESTDMNTVIEVAYPNEGEESALTSDAQCGEGFTVNTNGRCVA from the exons gtggaGATGAGGATGTGGTGGGCGTGTCTTCTCGGTTTGGGTCTGTCAGCTCTCTCTCAAGCTCAGCCCATGTTCTCCGTCACCACGGATACGGTTCTGCCCCCTGATGCTCTTCACAACCCCACCCAGCGGAATTATGGGATGGCGGTGACGGATGTAGATGGAGATGGGGATCTGGAGGTGGTGGTGGCCGG GTATAACGGCCCAAACCTGGTTCTGAAGTATGACCGTACCCAAAACAAGCTCGTGAACATAGCGGTGGATGACCGCGCTTCTCCTTACTACGCGCTGAGAGACACGCAGGGAAACGCCATCGGAGTGACGGCCTGCGATGTGGACGGAGACGGCAGAGAGGAGATCTACTTCCTCAACACCAACAACGCCTACTCAG GTCGGGCGACTTATGCAGACAAACTGTTCAAGTTTCGTAACGGTCGCTTCGAGGATCTGCTCGGCGATGACATCAACGTGCGCAGGGGAGTGGCCAATCGCATGGCGGGACGCTCCGTGGCTTGTGTCGACAGAAAG GGAACAGGTCGTTACTCGATTTACGTGGCGAACTACGCCAGCGGTAACGTCGGTCCGCACGCGCTCATAGAGATGGATGAAGCCGCCAGTGACGTCGAGAAAGGCATCATTGCGCTGTCTGATGTTGCGCCACAAGTCAACGTCAATAAGTACACAG GTGGCCGTGGTGTAGTTGTCGGTCCAATCCTCAGCGACGCAAGGTCTGACATTTTTTGCGACAATGAAAATGGAGCCAACTTCCTGTTCAAGAACAAGGGTGACGGAACTTTCACAGACGTGGCCGCCGAGGCAG GAGTTGAAGACAGATATCAGCACGGGAGAGGTGTGGCGCTGGCCGACTTTAACGGTGATGGAAAGACAGACATCGTTTATGGCAACTGGAACGGCCCACACCGCCTCTACCTGCAGGACGGCCAGCAGAGATTCAAG GATGTCGCCACACAGGCCTTCGCCACTCCGTCACCCATTCGCACCGTCATCGCTGCTGATTTTGACAACGATCTTCAGCTTGAAGTCTTCTTTAATAACATCGCTTACCAAGGAAACGCCCCCAACAGAATCTTCAG GGTGTCGAGGAAGCAGAACTCTGACCCTGAGATCACAGAGCTGGATGTGGGCGACGCCTCTGAGCCTCAGGGGAGGGGCACAG GCGCCACAGTGACAGACTTTGACGGTGACGGTCTGCTGGATCTGTTGGTGGCTCACGGGGAGAGCGCCTCTCAGCCCATCTCTGTGTTTAAGGTCAACCAG GGCTCCTCTAGTAAGTGGCTGCGTGTGGTGCCGCGCACACGTTTCGGTTCGTTCGCTCGTGGAGCGAAGGTGGTGATGTTCACGAAACACAGCGGCGCACACACTCGCATCATTGACGGAGGATCAGGCTATCTGTGCGAGATGGAGCCTGTAGCTCACTTTGGGTTAG GAACCGATGAGGCCACCAGCATTGAAGTCTTTTGGCCGAATGGTCGCTCCATCGCTCGGCCGCTCGAGTCCACTGACATGAACACCGTCATTGAGGTCGCATATCCTAATGAGGGGGAGGAGTCAGCGCTCACATCTGACGCACAG TGTGGAGAGGGATTCACAGTCAACACAAACGGCCGTTGCGTTG CCTGA
- the crtac1a gene encoding cartilage acidic protein 1a isoform X3 yields MYSEVEMRMWWACLLGLGLSALSQAQPMFSVTTDTVLPPDALHNPTQRNYGMAVTDVDGDGDLEVVVAGYNGPNLVLKYDRTQNKLVNIAVDDRASPYYALRDTQGNAIGVTACDVDGDGREEIYFLNTNNAYSGRATYADKLFKFRNGRFEDLLGDDINVRRGVANRMAGRSVACVDRKGTGRYSIYVANYASGNVGPHALIEMDEAASDVEKGIIALSDVAPQVNVNKYTGGRGVVVGPILSDARSDIFCDNENGANFLFKNKGDGTFTDVAAEAGVEDRYQHGRGVALADFNGDGKTDIVYGNWNGPHRLYLQDGQQRFKDVATQAFATPSPIRTVIAADFDNDLQLEVFFNNIAYQGNAPNRIFRVSRKQNSDPEITELDVGDASEPQGRGTGATVTDFDGDGLLDLLVAHGESASQPISVFKVNQGSSSKWLRVVPRTRFGSFARGAKVVMFTKHSGAHTRIIDGGSGYLCEMEPVAHFGLGTDEATSIEVFWPNGRSIARPLESTDMNTVIEVAYPNEGEESALTSDAQCGEGFTVNTNGRCVDVNECRRLPALCPHTRPVCTNTYGHYKCSSKKRCVEGYKPSRDGRACVAVASRYSSVSSSSPVCPGFHLPELLLVSVLSVSGGLSPCR; encoded by the exons gtggaGATGAGGATGTGGTGGGCGTGTCTTCTCGGTTTGGGTCTGTCAGCTCTCTCTCAAGCTCAGCCCATGTTCTCCGTCACCACGGATACGGTTCTGCCCCCTGATGCTCTTCACAACCCCACCCAGCGGAATTATGGGATGGCGGTGACGGATGTAGATGGAGATGGGGATCTGGAGGTGGTGGTGGCCGG GTATAACGGCCCAAACCTGGTTCTGAAGTATGACCGTACCCAAAACAAGCTCGTGAACATAGCGGTGGATGACCGCGCTTCTCCTTACTACGCGCTGAGAGACACGCAGGGAAACGCCATCGGAGTGACGGCCTGCGATGTGGACGGAGACGGCAGAGAGGAGATCTACTTCCTCAACACCAACAACGCCTACTCAG GTCGGGCGACTTATGCAGACAAACTGTTCAAGTTTCGTAACGGTCGCTTCGAGGATCTGCTCGGCGATGACATCAACGTGCGCAGGGGAGTGGCCAATCGCATGGCGGGACGCTCCGTGGCTTGTGTCGACAGAAAG GGAACAGGTCGTTACTCGATTTACGTGGCGAACTACGCCAGCGGTAACGTCGGTCCGCACGCGCTCATAGAGATGGATGAAGCCGCCAGTGACGTCGAGAAAGGCATCATTGCGCTGTCTGATGTTGCGCCACAAGTCAACGTCAATAAGTACACAG GTGGCCGTGGTGTAGTTGTCGGTCCAATCCTCAGCGACGCAAGGTCTGACATTTTTTGCGACAATGAAAATGGAGCCAACTTCCTGTTCAAGAACAAGGGTGACGGAACTTTCACAGACGTGGCCGCCGAGGCAG GAGTTGAAGACAGATATCAGCACGGGAGAGGTGTGGCGCTGGCCGACTTTAACGGTGATGGAAAGACAGACATCGTTTATGGCAACTGGAACGGCCCACACCGCCTCTACCTGCAGGACGGCCAGCAGAGATTCAAG GATGTCGCCACACAGGCCTTCGCCACTCCGTCACCCATTCGCACCGTCATCGCTGCTGATTTTGACAACGATCTTCAGCTTGAAGTCTTCTTTAATAACATCGCTTACCAAGGAAACGCCCCCAACAGAATCTTCAG GGTGTCGAGGAAGCAGAACTCTGACCCTGAGATCACAGAGCTGGATGTGGGCGACGCCTCTGAGCCTCAGGGGAGGGGCACAG GCGCCACAGTGACAGACTTTGACGGTGACGGTCTGCTGGATCTGTTGGTGGCTCACGGGGAGAGCGCCTCTCAGCCCATCTCTGTGTTTAAGGTCAACCAG GGCTCCTCTAGTAAGTGGCTGCGTGTGGTGCCGCGCACACGTTTCGGTTCGTTCGCTCGTGGAGCGAAGGTGGTGATGTTCACGAAACACAGCGGCGCACACACTCGCATCATTGACGGAGGATCAGGCTATCTGTGCGAGATGGAGCCTGTAGCTCACTTTGGGTTAG GAACCGATGAGGCCACCAGCATTGAAGTCTTTTGGCCGAATGGTCGCTCCATCGCTCGGCCGCTCGAGTCCACTGACATGAACACCGTCATTGAGGTCGCATATCCTAATGAGGGGGAGGAGTCAGCGCTCACATCTGACGCACAG TGTGGAGAGGGATTCACAGTCAACACAAACGGCCGTTGCGTTG ACGTAAACGAGTGCAGGCGTCTGCCAGCCCTGTGTCCTCACACTCGTCCGGTGTGCACCAACACATACGGACACTATAAGTGCAGCTCTAAGAAGAGATGTGTTGAGGGCTACAAGCCCAGCAGAGACGGCCGAGCATGTGTGG CTGTGGCCTCCCGGTACAGCAGCGTCTCTTCCTCCTCTCCCGTCTGTCCTGGGTTTCATCTTCCTGAGCTTCTCCTGGTCTCAGTGCTGAGTGTCTCTGGAGGTCTGTCTCCGTGTCGTTGA
- the crtac1a gene encoding cartilage acidic protein 1a isoform X4: MYSEVEMRMWWACLLGLGLSALSQAQPMFSVTTDTVLPPDALHNPTQRNYGMAVTDVDGDGDLEVVVAGYNGPNLVLKYDRTQNKLVNIAVDDRASPYYALRDTQGNAIGVTACDVDGDGREEIYFLNTNNAYSGRATYADKLFKFRNGRFEDLLGDDINVRRGVANRMAGRSVACVDRKGTGRYSIYVANYASGNVGPHALIEMDEAASDVEKGIIALSDVAPQVNVNKYTGGRGVVVGPILSDARSDIFCDNENGANFLFKNKGDGTFTDVAAEAGVEDRYQHGRGVALADFNGDGKTDIVYGNWNGPHRLYLQDGQQRFKDVATQAFATPSPIRTVIAADFDNDLQLEVFFNNIAYQGNAPNRIFRVSRKQNSDPEITELDVGDASEPQGRGTGATVTDFDGDGLLDLLVAHGESASQPISVFKVNQGSSSKWLRVVPRTRFGSFARGAKVVMFTKHSGAHTRIIDGGSGYLCEMEPVAHFGLGTDEATSIEVFWPNGRSIARPLESTDMNTVIEVAYPNEGEESALTSDAQVWMHANEEEESMHTLHSQCGEGFTVNTNGRCVA; the protein is encoded by the exons gtggaGATGAGGATGTGGTGGGCGTGTCTTCTCGGTTTGGGTCTGTCAGCTCTCTCTCAAGCTCAGCCCATGTTCTCCGTCACCACGGATACGGTTCTGCCCCCTGATGCTCTTCACAACCCCACCCAGCGGAATTATGGGATGGCGGTGACGGATGTAGATGGAGATGGGGATCTGGAGGTGGTGGTGGCCGG GTATAACGGCCCAAACCTGGTTCTGAAGTATGACCGTACCCAAAACAAGCTCGTGAACATAGCGGTGGATGACCGCGCTTCTCCTTACTACGCGCTGAGAGACACGCAGGGAAACGCCATCGGAGTGACGGCCTGCGATGTGGACGGAGACGGCAGAGAGGAGATCTACTTCCTCAACACCAACAACGCCTACTCAG GTCGGGCGACTTATGCAGACAAACTGTTCAAGTTTCGTAACGGTCGCTTCGAGGATCTGCTCGGCGATGACATCAACGTGCGCAGGGGAGTGGCCAATCGCATGGCGGGACGCTCCGTGGCTTGTGTCGACAGAAAG GGAACAGGTCGTTACTCGATTTACGTGGCGAACTACGCCAGCGGTAACGTCGGTCCGCACGCGCTCATAGAGATGGATGAAGCCGCCAGTGACGTCGAGAAAGGCATCATTGCGCTGTCTGATGTTGCGCCACAAGTCAACGTCAATAAGTACACAG GTGGCCGTGGTGTAGTTGTCGGTCCAATCCTCAGCGACGCAAGGTCTGACATTTTTTGCGACAATGAAAATGGAGCCAACTTCCTGTTCAAGAACAAGGGTGACGGAACTTTCACAGACGTGGCCGCCGAGGCAG GAGTTGAAGACAGATATCAGCACGGGAGAGGTGTGGCGCTGGCCGACTTTAACGGTGATGGAAAGACAGACATCGTTTATGGCAACTGGAACGGCCCACACCGCCTCTACCTGCAGGACGGCCAGCAGAGATTCAAG GATGTCGCCACACAGGCCTTCGCCACTCCGTCACCCATTCGCACCGTCATCGCTGCTGATTTTGACAACGATCTTCAGCTTGAAGTCTTCTTTAATAACATCGCTTACCAAGGAAACGCCCCCAACAGAATCTTCAG GGTGTCGAGGAAGCAGAACTCTGACCCTGAGATCACAGAGCTGGATGTGGGCGACGCCTCTGAGCCTCAGGGGAGGGGCACAG GCGCCACAGTGACAGACTTTGACGGTGACGGTCTGCTGGATCTGTTGGTGGCTCACGGGGAGAGCGCCTCTCAGCCCATCTCTGTGTTTAAGGTCAACCAG GGCTCCTCTAGTAAGTGGCTGCGTGTGGTGCCGCGCACACGTTTCGGTTCGTTCGCTCGTGGAGCGAAGGTGGTGATGTTCACGAAACACAGCGGCGCACACACTCGCATCATTGACGGAGGATCAGGCTATCTGTGCGAGATGGAGCCTGTAGCTCACTTTGGGTTAG GAACCGATGAGGCCACCAGCATTGAAGTCTTTTGGCCGAATGGTCGCTCCATCGCTCGGCCGCTCGAGTCCACTGACATGAACACCGTCATTGAGGTCGCATATCCTAATGAGGGGGAGGAGTCAGCGCTCACATCTGACGCACAGGTATGGATGCATGCAAATGAGGAGGAGGAGTCAATGCACACCTTACACAGCCAG TGTGGAGAGGGATTCACAGTCAACACAAACGGCCGTTGCGTTG CCTGA
- the crtac1a gene encoding cartilage acidic protein 1a isoform X1, producing MYSEVEMRMWWACLLGLGLSALSQAQPMFSVTTDTVLPPDALHNPTQRNYGMAVTDVDGDGDLEVVVAGYNGPNLVLKYDRTQNKLVNIAVDDRASPYYALRDTQGNAIGVTACDVDGDGREEIYFLNTNNAYSGRATYADKLFKFRNGRFEDLLGDDINVRRGVANRMAGRSVACVDRKGTGRYSIYVANYASGNVGPHALIEMDEAASDVEKGIIALSDVAPQVNVNKYTGGRGVVVGPILSDARSDIFCDNENGANFLFKNKGDGTFTDVAAEAGVEDRYQHGRGVALADFNGDGKTDIVYGNWNGPHRLYLQDGQQRFKDVATQAFATPSPIRTVIAADFDNDLQLEVFFNNIAYQGNAPNRIFRVSRKQNSDPEITELDVGDASEPQGRGTGATVTDFDGDGLLDLLVAHGESASQPISVFKVNQGSSSKWLRVVPRTRFGSFARGAKVVMFTKHSGAHTRIIDGGSGYLCEMEPVAHFGLGTDEATSIEVFWPNGRSIARPLESTDMNTVIEVAYPNEGEESALTSDAQVWMHANEEEESMHTLHSQCGEGFTVNTNGRCVDVNECRRLPALCPHTRPVCTNTYGHYKCSSKKRCVEGYKPSRDGRACVAVASRYSSVSSSSPVCPGFHLPELLLVSVLSVSGGLSPCR from the exons gtggaGATGAGGATGTGGTGGGCGTGTCTTCTCGGTTTGGGTCTGTCAGCTCTCTCTCAAGCTCAGCCCATGTTCTCCGTCACCACGGATACGGTTCTGCCCCCTGATGCTCTTCACAACCCCACCCAGCGGAATTATGGGATGGCGGTGACGGATGTAGATGGAGATGGGGATCTGGAGGTGGTGGTGGCCGG GTATAACGGCCCAAACCTGGTTCTGAAGTATGACCGTACCCAAAACAAGCTCGTGAACATAGCGGTGGATGACCGCGCTTCTCCTTACTACGCGCTGAGAGACACGCAGGGAAACGCCATCGGAGTGACGGCCTGCGATGTGGACGGAGACGGCAGAGAGGAGATCTACTTCCTCAACACCAACAACGCCTACTCAG GTCGGGCGACTTATGCAGACAAACTGTTCAAGTTTCGTAACGGTCGCTTCGAGGATCTGCTCGGCGATGACATCAACGTGCGCAGGGGAGTGGCCAATCGCATGGCGGGACGCTCCGTGGCTTGTGTCGACAGAAAG GGAACAGGTCGTTACTCGATTTACGTGGCGAACTACGCCAGCGGTAACGTCGGTCCGCACGCGCTCATAGAGATGGATGAAGCCGCCAGTGACGTCGAGAAAGGCATCATTGCGCTGTCTGATGTTGCGCCACAAGTCAACGTCAATAAGTACACAG GTGGCCGTGGTGTAGTTGTCGGTCCAATCCTCAGCGACGCAAGGTCTGACATTTTTTGCGACAATGAAAATGGAGCCAACTTCCTGTTCAAGAACAAGGGTGACGGAACTTTCACAGACGTGGCCGCCGAGGCAG GAGTTGAAGACAGATATCAGCACGGGAGAGGTGTGGCGCTGGCCGACTTTAACGGTGATGGAAAGACAGACATCGTTTATGGCAACTGGAACGGCCCACACCGCCTCTACCTGCAGGACGGCCAGCAGAGATTCAAG GATGTCGCCACACAGGCCTTCGCCACTCCGTCACCCATTCGCACCGTCATCGCTGCTGATTTTGACAACGATCTTCAGCTTGAAGTCTTCTTTAATAACATCGCTTACCAAGGAAACGCCCCCAACAGAATCTTCAG GGTGTCGAGGAAGCAGAACTCTGACCCTGAGATCACAGAGCTGGATGTGGGCGACGCCTCTGAGCCTCAGGGGAGGGGCACAG GCGCCACAGTGACAGACTTTGACGGTGACGGTCTGCTGGATCTGTTGGTGGCTCACGGGGAGAGCGCCTCTCAGCCCATCTCTGTGTTTAAGGTCAACCAG GGCTCCTCTAGTAAGTGGCTGCGTGTGGTGCCGCGCACACGTTTCGGTTCGTTCGCTCGTGGAGCGAAGGTGGTGATGTTCACGAAACACAGCGGCGCACACACTCGCATCATTGACGGAGGATCAGGCTATCTGTGCGAGATGGAGCCTGTAGCTCACTTTGGGTTAG GAACCGATGAGGCCACCAGCATTGAAGTCTTTTGGCCGAATGGTCGCTCCATCGCTCGGCCGCTCGAGTCCACTGACATGAACACCGTCATTGAGGTCGCATATCCTAATGAGGGGGAGGAGTCAGCGCTCACATCTGACGCACAGGTATGGATGCATGCAAATGAGGAGGAGGAGTCAATGCACACCTTACACAGCCAG TGTGGAGAGGGATTCACAGTCAACACAAACGGCCGTTGCGTTG ACGTAAACGAGTGCAGGCGTCTGCCAGCCCTGTGTCCTCACACTCGTCCGGTGTGCACCAACACATACGGACACTATAAGTGCAGCTCTAAGAAGAGATGTGTTGAGGGCTACAAGCCCAGCAGAGACGGCCGAGCATGTGTGG CTGTGGCCTCCCGGTACAGCAGCGTCTCTTCCTCCTCTCCCGTCTGTCCTGGGTTTCATCTTCCTGAGCTTCTCCTGGTCTCAGTGCTGAGTGTCTCTGGAGGTCTGTCTCCGTGTCGTTGA
- the crtac1a gene encoding cartilage acidic protein 1a isoform X2, producing MRMWWACLLGLGLSALSQAQPMFSVTTDTVLPPDALHNPTQRNYGMAVTDVDGDGDLEVVVAGYNGPNLVLKYDRTQNKLVNIAVDDRASPYYALRDTQGNAIGVTACDVDGDGREEIYFLNTNNAYSGRATYADKLFKFRNGRFEDLLGDDINVRRGVANRMAGRSVACVDRKGTGRYSIYVANYASGNVGPHALIEMDEAASDVEKGIIALSDVAPQVNVNKYTGGRGVVVGPILSDARSDIFCDNENGANFLFKNKGDGTFTDVAAEAGVEDRYQHGRGVALADFNGDGKTDIVYGNWNGPHRLYLQDGQQRFKDVATQAFATPSPIRTVIAADFDNDLQLEVFFNNIAYQGNAPNRIFRVSRKQNSDPEITELDVGDASEPQGRGTGATVTDFDGDGLLDLLVAHGESASQPISVFKVNQGSSSKWLRVVPRTRFGSFARGAKVVMFTKHSGAHTRIIDGGSGYLCEMEPVAHFGLGTDEATSIEVFWPNGRSIARPLESTDMNTVIEVAYPNEGEESALTSDAQVWMHANEEEESMHTLHSQCGEGFTVNTNGRCVDVNECRRLPALCPHTRPVCTNTYGHYKCSSKKRCVEGYKPSRDGRACVAVASRYSSVSSSSPVCPGFHLPELLLVSVLSVSGGLSPCR from the exons ATGAGGATGTGGTGGGCGTGTCTTCTCGGTTTGGGTCTGTCAGCTCTCTCTCAAGCTCAGCCCATGTTCTCCGTCACCACGGATACGGTTCTGCCCCCTGATGCTCTTCACAACCCCACCCAGCGGAATTATGGGATGGCGGTGACGGATGTAGATGGAGATGGGGATCTGGAGGTGGTGGTGGCCGG GTATAACGGCCCAAACCTGGTTCTGAAGTATGACCGTACCCAAAACAAGCTCGTGAACATAGCGGTGGATGACCGCGCTTCTCCTTACTACGCGCTGAGAGACACGCAGGGAAACGCCATCGGAGTGACGGCCTGCGATGTGGACGGAGACGGCAGAGAGGAGATCTACTTCCTCAACACCAACAACGCCTACTCAG GTCGGGCGACTTATGCAGACAAACTGTTCAAGTTTCGTAACGGTCGCTTCGAGGATCTGCTCGGCGATGACATCAACGTGCGCAGGGGAGTGGCCAATCGCATGGCGGGACGCTCCGTGGCTTGTGTCGACAGAAAG GGAACAGGTCGTTACTCGATTTACGTGGCGAACTACGCCAGCGGTAACGTCGGTCCGCACGCGCTCATAGAGATGGATGAAGCCGCCAGTGACGTCGAGAAAGGCATCATTGCGCTGTCTGATGTTGCGCCACAAGTCAACGTCAATAAGTACACAG GTGGCCGTGGTGTAGTTGTCGGTCCAATCCTCAGCGACGCAAGGTCTGACATTTTTTGCGACAATGAAAATGGAGCCAACTTCCTGTTCAAGAACAAGGGTGACGGAACTTTCACAGACGTGGCCGCCGAGGCAG GAGTTGAAGACAGATATCAGCACGGGAGAGGTGTGGCGCTGGCCGACTTTAACGGTGATGGAAAGACAGACATCGTTTATGGCAACTGGAACGGCCCACACCGCCTCTACCTGCAGGACGGCCAGCAGAGATTCAAG GATGTCGCCACACAGGCCTTCGCCACTCCGTCACCCATTCGCACCGTCATCGCTGCTGATTTTGACAACGATCTTCAGCTTGAAGTCTTCTTTAATAACATCGCTTACCAAGGAAACGCCCCCAACAGAATCTTCAG GGTGTCGAGGAAGCAGAACTCTGACCCTGAGATCACAGAGCTGGATGTGGGCGACGCCTCTGAGCCTCAGGGGAGGGGCACAG GCGCCACAGTGACAGACTTTGACGGTGACGGTCTGCTGGATCTGTTGGTGGCTCACGGGGAGAGCGCCTCTCAGCCCATCTCTGTGTTTAAGGTCAACCAG GGCTCCTCTAGTAAGTGGCTGCGTGTGGTGCCGCGCACACGTTTCGGTTCGTTCGCTCGTGGAGCGAAGGTGGTGATGTTCACGAAACACAGCGGCGCACACACTCGCATCATTGACGGAGGATCAGGCTATCTGTGCGAGATGGAGCCTGTAGCTCACTTTGGGTTAG GAACCGATGAGGCCACCAGCATTGAAGTCTTTTGGCCGAATGGTCGCTCCATCGCTCGGCCGCTCGAGTCCACTGACATGAACACCGTCATTGAGGTCGCATATCCTAATGAGGGGGAGGAGTCAGCGCTCACATCTGACGCACAGGTATGGATGCATGCAAATGAGGAGGAGGAGTCAATGCACACCTTACACAGCCAG TGTGGAGAGGGATTCACAGTCAACACAAACGGCCGTTGCGTTG ACGTAAACGAGTGCAGGCGTCTGCCAGCCCTGTGTCCTCACACTCGTCCGGTGTGCACCAACACATACGGACACTATAAGTGCAGCTCTAAGAAGAGATGTGTTGAGGGCTACAAGCCCAGCAGAGACGGCCGAGCATGTGTGG CTGTGGCCTCCCGGTACAGCAGCGTCTCTTCCTCCTCTCCCGTCTGTCCTGGGTTTCATCTTCCTGAGCTTCTCCTGGTCTCAGTGCTGAGTGTCTCTGGAGGTCTGTCTCCGTGTCGTTGA